The window CGTTTCCTCATCCAGTCCGAGCCTGTCATATTGTTTGTCCTGCTGCCATGTCTCCAGCTTGCAGACCAGCGTGATTTTCTTTTCGTTGCGTACAGCGCCTGCCCCGAATAAAGTCATGACATTAATAATGCCTACCCCGCGAATTTCCAACAGGTGCCGAATCAGCTCCGGCGCGTTGCCATACAAGACATTGTCCGTCGTTTGGCGAATCTCTACGGCGTCATCCGCGATCAAGCGATGTCCCCGCTTCACCAGCTCCAGGGCGGTTTCGCTCTTGCCAATCCCGCTGCTGCCGGTAATCAGCATGCCTACGCCATACACATCCACAAGAACACCGTGAATGGTTGTCGTTGGCGCCAGCATCGTCTCCAGATAGCCAGTAAGCCGGCTGGCCAGAATCGTGGTCGAAACCGAACTGCGCAGCACCGGCACGCCCCGTTCTTCCGAAATCTCCGCTAACTCATCGGGCACGTTTAGTCCGCGCGAAACAACTATGCAAGGAGTGACATCCGCACACAAGCGGCTCATTCGGTCCTTGCGGTCCTTTTCCGATAATTGTTCAAAAAAAGTTAATTCGGTTTTCCCGAGTATTTGAATCCGTTCCTTCGGATGATAGGCGAAGTACCCCGCCATCTCCAAGCCCGGCCGATATAAATCCGCGACTGTGATTTTGCGCTTCACTCCCTCATCCCCGCTAACCACTTCCAGGCTGAATTTGCGAACCAAATCTGCCACTTTCACTTTTTTCGGCATATTACGCTGCTCCTTTTGACCGTCGTTCTGCCGTCATCGCGGCTTAATTTCTTCCATCGTAATGGAATTATCGTGCAAAATCAAATAAAGATTATGTGGGCAAACCCTGCAAGCCGCACGAATTTCCCTGCTAATTGCCAGCTTTGCCTTGGCTACCCTTGTCTGCTTCGATTACGCAATTGCTTATGACCAGACTCCTTCGTCATTCCCAATTCCGAACGTTCCCGCACCGATCATTCACAAAAAAAAGAGGCCAGCCTAAGCCAGCCCCTTTCTCAACCTTGTTCTTAACCGAAGAACAAGTTTCTTTCTGTTTCTTTATCAAATACATGTGCTTTGTTCATATCGAAAGCAAGCTTGATGTTTGCGCCTTCCTTCACGCCGGCACGACCATCGATCCGTGCAATGATGGAGGATTCGCCAAGACCTGCCAAGTACAGGTACATTTCATGACCCAGGTTCTCGGCAACTTCAATGTGCGCGTTGACAATGCTGTTCGGCGATGCTTCCAGGAATACAGGCTCCTGGTGGATGTCCTCCGGACGAATGCCAAAGATGACGTCCTTGCCGGCATAGCCCATCTCGCGAAGTGTCTTCGCCTTGCCTTCTGGAATGACTACGTCTACATTCTTCGTTTGGAAGCGGAGCTCGCCGTTAGCGTCTACCAGCTTGCCGTTCATGAAGTTCATGGCCGGAGAACCGATGAATCCAGCTACGAACACGTTCACCGGACGGTTGTATACTTCTTCCGGAGAAGCTGCCTGCTGAACAATACCATCGCTCATGATGACAATCCGGTCACCCATCGTCATGGCCTCTGTCTGGTCATGCGTTACGTATACAACTGTAGTTTCCAGACGCTTCGCCAGCTTGCTGATTTCCGCGCGCATCTGTACGCGCAGCTTCGCATCCAAGTTGGAGAGCGGTTCGTCCATCAGGAACACTTGCGGTTCGCGGACAATCGCACGACCGAGGGCAACACGCTGACGCTGACCGCCGGACAGGGCCTTCGGCTTACGATCCAGCAAATGCTCGATATCGAGAATTTTCGCTGCTTCACGGACACGCTTTTCGATTTCGTCTTTCTTGAACTTGCGCAGCTTCAAACCAAAAGCCATGTTTTGGTATACGTTCATGTGCGGATAAAGGGCATACGATTGGAAAACCATCGCGATGTCGCGGTCTTTCGGCGCCACATCATTCACAAGACGGTCGCCGATGTACAGATTGCCTTCTGTAATTTCCTCCAGACCAGCAATCATCCGAAGTGTCGTCGATTTACCGCAGCCGGAAGGACCGACCAATACGAGAAATTCCTTGTCTTGAATATCTAGGTTAAAGTCTTTAACGGACGGTTCTTCTACTCCCGGGTAACGTTTGTAAATGTGCTCTAGGCGCAAACCTGCCATGGATAGTTCCCCCTTCAGTTTTGTTACCCTTATCTTATCGCAGTACACGCCTGATGACTATGCACAATCCTTACAAAAAAATCACTTTCTTTTCGTCACTTTGTACAATAGCAACGCCGTCTTCACGAGCATAGCATCGCTGAAATTTCTGACATCCAGTCCCGTCTCCTGCTTGAACTTATCCAAGCGGTACAGCAGTGTATTGCGGTGAATATACAGCCGCTTCGCTGTTTCGCTGACGTTGCAGTCCATTTC of the Xylanibacillus composti genome contains:
- the hprK gene encoding HPr(Ser) kinase/phosphatase; the encoded protein is MPKKVKVADLVRKFSLEVVSGDEGVKRKITVADLYRPGLEMAGYFAYHPKERIQILGKTELTFFEQLSEKDRKDRMSRLCADVTPCIVVSRGLNVPDELAEISEERGVPVLRSSVSTTILASRLTGYLETMLAPTTTIHGVLVDVYGVGMLITGSSGIGKSETALELVKRGHRLIADDAVEIRQTTDNVLYGNAPELIRHLLEIRGVGIINVMTLFGAGAVRNEKKITLVCKLETWQQDKQYDRLGLDEETTRIIETDLPLVTIPVRPGRNLAVIIEVAAMNFRLKRMGYNAAQQFTNRLTETIGDDMDDSD
- a CDS encoding ABC transporter ATP-binding protein, with protein sequence MAGLRLEHIYKRYPGVEEPSVKDFNLDIQDKEFLVLVGPSGCGKSTTLRMIAGLEEITEGNLYIGDRLVNDVAPKDRDIAMVFQSYALYPHMNVYQNMAFGLKLRKFKKDEIEKRVREAAKILDIEHLLDRKPKALSGGQRQRVALGRAIVREPQVFLMDEPLSNLDAKLRVQMRAEISKLAKRLETTVVYVTHDQTEAMTMGDRIVIMSDGIVQQAASPEEVYNRPVNVFVAGFIGSPAMNFMNGKLVDANGELRFQTKNVDVVIPEGKAKTLREMGYAGKDVIFGIRPEDIHQEPVFLEASPNSIVNAHIEVAENLGHEMYLYLAGLGESSIIARIDGRAGVKEGANIKLAFDMNKAHVFDKETERNLFFG